The DNA sequence GGCTATCTCTTCCTCAATCGCCACTCAAGTTCCTCCAATTATTGATAGTGGGGACCATAGGTCCCTCCAAGTAAACGCTCGATCTTTCCGAGACCGCGTCTCATGGCAGCTTTCTACGATCATGGGTGTGTTCGTGAGGCCCAATGACCGAGCACCTACGGCTGCCCGACGCCTTCCTCCAAGGCTGTCCTCCAAACTCGAACGTTGTCCGGCACTCTTCGCGGATGGCGGCTCCCCGCAAACGGCCAGCGGCAACTCCCATCGGCCAAGCCGTGGAAGAGTTGCAGCAGCGCGGTTACGGTCCTATACCTCAAGCAAGATCTCCGAACACAGGGCGGAAGCTCTCTGCGTCGGCCTGTACTTCGCTCTCCGGCCCATGCTGATAGCTGATCATGCGGACGCTGGGTCCTTCGGTTCGGTTGTAGAAGTAGGTCGTGTACTGGGCATTGCGTGGAGCCGCACGAAGTTGCACGAACGGCACGAGGCGCAACGGCGACTGCGCCCCTTCTCTTACCAGGTATAGCTCGCCATCGATCATCGGCTCTCCAACGCTGAAATCAGCCGTCCGGAAGGGGGACCGGGTTCCGATCGCGACCTCTGCGGCCTGGATGTAACCCTCCTGCGTGCGCCGGGTGCTGCCTGCCCTGACGAGTAAGAGTTGCGTCCAGACATTGCCGAGGAGCTGCCGAAGGCCAGCGAGATCCGCTTCAAGCGACGCGACCTGCGCTTCCCATTCTTCGCGGGATGTATGGCCAGTGTGTCCACTCCACCGATTGCGCTTGCCGTTCATCTCGTTGAACTTCTTCACGACGTCCTTCGAGATGAGCCTTTCGATTCCGGTCCTACTGAGGCCGGCGAACGCGTTTCGGATGCGCGCGACATCGTCAGGATCGTCACTCTCAAGTGCGCGGCGAAGTTCCTTGGAAGACTTCTCCGCGATGACTACCCAGGTTCCGAACGAAGCCCGTTCGATTCCCATGTGCTGTTCGCGCAACGTCTGCGAAATAGCAGCTTCAACGTCGCTGCTACTGCCCGGGTCCGAGCGGATCACCGAGAGAAGCACCGTCGCATGGAAGGTCACAATGGCTTCCCACGCATGGAGGTAGGCCCGCTGTTTGTCGCCTGGTGAAGTGGCGGTTTCGGCAGTCCAGAGGGCAGATGCCATGGGAAACGGGAGCTGGTCTATCCAAGCAAGCACCGACTCGTCGAATGCGCTCGCAATTCTCCCAACGACCTCCGCCGCGGTTTCCGACGCTAACCAGATGCTCTCTCGTAGCCGGATCAGTTCAGCGTGGTACGAGCCGAGCCTTTCGTCCGCTGATGCAAGAGCGAGTTGAACATTCTGCGGGGGCACCGGAACGATGAGTTCATCGGCCCACCGCAATAACGCCCTAGCGTCTGACCTCAGCGCCCGCACATGGGTGCCGGAGCTGCTGGCGTCGATTGCACGCAGTCTGCTCGCGACGCCTTGTTCTGAGTTGAGCCACGCCGCTAAGAAGGCGGGCTCGGCCACGTCAGGTTCGAGTTGGATCGCGAGCACGCGGCCGTTGGCTCCAGTATCAGTTATCTCGGTGGAGACCTTGCCGCTGCGGGTCGTCGGAATAAACACTTGTCCGTCGCCGGCGGTGGTCGATTCAGTTGTTGCTTCGGGCGTCCTGGTTAAGAGCTGGCTCAGCCGCCGAGTCGCCCACCCCTGCGCCTCAAGGGATTTCAAGAGTTCACGTGAGTCATCCCCGAAGAAGGGGCTGGGGTCGAGGTCAACGACCGTGGTTGGATCCGAGTCGATGAAAACGCCGGACTCTGGCCCGTACCGAGATTCCAGTAACGCCTCATTGATGGGCTCGCCGCAGTAGGTCGTAAGACGCCACGAGAGCCTGTGCCCAGAGTTCGACTCTCGGGAGGCGACGGCTTCGTTGCGGACAAGCTTCTCAACACTGATTGTGCGGTTTCGGGGTCCAGCTTTTCTCGTCCGAAGGCCTGACTCGAGCTCCCGGAACGCGGATCCGGGCATAGCGCGACCACGGCGGCTGGTCGTGAACTGCGTCTGCAGATCGGCGATCGCCACCTCGCCTCGCCCCGCTGCATCGGCACTGTTCGTGAAGGTCAAGAGGTGCAGCGCGATGGCCGTGTTCGGTGCTAGCCCCTCAGGCAGCCGTGTGACCGACTCGAGCAGCCCGGCCTCAACGATCCTCCGTCGCACGGCGCCGGTACCGCCTCCGACGCTCAACGCGCCAGGCGCAACCAGCGCCGCGACGCGTCCACCTCCCAAAGCTGCCGGTCGCAGCTTCTCCAAAGCCAACGATATGAAGAGCCAAGTACTGTCAGATTGCTGCGGAACGCCGAAGCGGAACGCGCCCAATTCTCGACGAGATTCCACAGCCGATGCTGAACCTGCCCAGTTCATACCCCACGGCGCGTCCACGATCACCAAATCGGCTTCAAAGTCGGCGTATTCGTCGTGCGCGAGTGTGTCGCCGACAGCGAGTTCAGCGTCTGGGACGGCTTCGAAGCGCCGGGAACTGGCCAACACCGCCTCCCGGTTGATGTCCTGGCCTCGATATCGGACCCGCACCCCAGCCGCTTGAAGCGCACCGACGAGCAGGAACCCCGCAAACCCAGAACCAGCTGCAGGATCCCAGACATCGATGGACGCACGTCTAGGGTCTAGGCGACTAAGGCATCCAACCGCAAGTGCCTGAGCCAACGACAAACTCGTGGTCTGCTCCTGGCTCACCGAAGTGTCTAAGACGTTCGCTTGCTGTGCATTCGGATCCTCGTCGAGGACGACTTGGAGGGCGGGGTGCTCTTGTCTCAAGACAGGCCCGCCTTGTCATCTTGTTCTACGACGACCTGGTAGAACCATTTTGCGATGTCGGAGATCAGATGCGTACGCCCGGGGGCGTTGGTGAAGAAGTAGTCGCTCATCTTCTCGTGCGCACCCTGGTTGTCAGCGACGGCGCCGGTCACAGCGTCATCAAAGTCCGGCGAGTCGACAAATTGCTTGGTGGAGTTCACTTTTGCCTGTTGTACGAGCGCGGCGTCATCGAGCAGTGTTCGTAGCAGCGCCTCCAGGAACGACACTTTCTGAGACTCGGTGAAGTCTTCTGAGCCGAAGAGATCGTTGAGCCGGTCGAGCACCTGCTGGAACGCGACCATCTTGGGATCACGTTTCTCACCCGAACCGACAGCCGTCATGCCGATTAGGCCGATGCGGGTGCCGAGGCCGATGTCGACGCGGCCGCGGTCGACCTGCTTAACCTGCTTGAGCACCACATCGGACAGGTCGATCGGCGCCGTGTAATTCTCCGGCCGGATCTCGGGCTCCAGCAGTCGCAGGTATCGGTGTTTCTTCTCCAGCGCCGTGTCGCCGTAGTTGATGACCTGACTCATGAAGTCATACAGCCGCACGAAGGATCCGACATCCTTGCGGAACATGTCCAACTTGGCCAGCGCCACCTTGTCACCCTCGCCGCCGTTGTCGAGCAGCGCGGACTGATACCGGTCCGCGAATCGCTTGCGCCCGTACTCGACCGACGCCGACA is a window from the Mycolicibacterium anyangense genome containing:
- a CDS encoding HsdM family class I SAM-dependent methyltransferase, with translation MSQEQTTSLSLAQALAVGCLSRLDPRRASIDVWDPAAGSGFAGFLLVGALQAAGVRVRYRGQDINREAVLASSRRFEAVPDAELAVGDTLAHDEYADFEADLVIVDAPWGMNWAGSASAVESRRELGAFRFGVPQQSDSTWLFISLALEKLRPAALGGGRVAALVAPGALSVGGGTGAVRRRIVEAGLLESVTRLPEGLAPNTAIALHLLTFTNSADAAGRGEVAIADLQTQFTTSRRGRAMPGSAFRELESGLRTRKAGPRNRTISVEKLVRNEAVASRESNSGHRLSWRLTTYCGEPINEALLESRYGPESGVFIDSDPTTVVDLDPSPFFGDDSRELLKSLEAQGWATRRLSQLLTRTPEATTESTTAGDGQVFIPTTRSGKVSTEITDTGANGRVLAIQLEPDVAEPAFLAAWLNSEQGVASRLRAIDASSSGTHVRALRSDARALLRWADELIVPVPPQNVQLALASADERLGSYHAELIRLRESIWLASETAAEVVGRIASAFDESVLAWIDQLPFPMASALWTAETATSPGDKQRAYLHAWEAIVTFHATVLLSVIRSDPGSSSDVEAAISQTLREQHMGIERASFGTWVVIAEKSSKELRRALESDDPDDVARIRNAFAGLSRTGIERLISKDVVKKFNEMNGKRNRWSGHTGHTSREEWEAQVASLEADLAGLRQLLGNVWTQLLLVRAGSTRRTQEGYIQAAEVAIGTRSPFRTADFSVGEPMIDGELYLVREGAQSPLRLVPFVQLRAAPRNAQYTTYFYNRTEGPSVRMISYQHGPESEVQADAESFRPVFGDLA